A portion of the Bifidobacterium bifidum ATCC 29521 = JCM 1255 = DSM 20456 genome contains these proteins:
- the secE gene encoding preprotein translocase subunit SecE, which produces MAKASKAEKAVKPNVFMRIGLFIKQIIDELRKVVTPTAKELFFWSLGVFIFVVLLMLLVTGMDFGLGKLVLWVFG; this is translated from the coding sequence ATGGCGAAGGCAAGCAAGGCGGAGAAAGCGGTCAAGCCGAATGTATTCATGCGCATCGGCCTGTTCATCAAGCAGATTATCGATGAGCTTCGCAAGGTGGTCACCCCCACTGCGAAGGAACTGTTCTTCTGGTCTCTTGGCGTGTTCATCTTTGTCGTGTTGCTGATGCTCCTCGTCACGGGCATGGATTTCGGTCTGGGCAAGCTCGTGCTGTGGGTGTTCGGCTGA
- the nusG gene encoding transcription termination/antitermination protein NusG, giving the protein MTDEVNLDNLDALADLPDSADTAVEADPVADAAVDSINDNAEEQPVAADGAVESGTAENDAEASGDADEQESEELDAGAKAVEEFSKSLRTLEGKWYVLHTYSGYEKRVKTNVESRVVSFGLEDKIFQIEVPMEEVDKHTDKGKKVITRVRVPGYVLIRMWPDEDARRIVRETEGVTGFVGPTKDPAPLSRKEVVAMLAPMIASEALKKAGDKPAAAKKRVVEVSYAVGDQVTVIDGPFATMAAVVSDVEPTTQKLTVLVSIFGRDTPVELGFHQVEKLQ; this is encoded by the coding sequence ATGACTGATGAAGTGAATCTCGATAACCTCGACGCACTGGCGGATCTTCCCGATTCGGCCGACACGGCCGTTGAAGCCGATCCGGTTGCGGACGCGGCGGTTGATTCCATCAATGACAATGCCGAAGAACAGCCCGTCGCGGCTGATGGCGCCGTTGAATCCGGCACCGCCGAAAACGATGCGGAAGCGTCCGGCGACGCCGACGAGCAGGAATCCGAAGAACTCGACGCGGGCGCAAAGGCCGTTGAGGAGTTCTCAAAGTCGCTGCGCACCCTGGAAGGCAAGTGGTATGTGCTCCACACCTATTCCGGTTACGAGAAGCGCGTGAAGACGAACGTCGAATCCCGTGTCGTCAGCTTTGGTCTGGAAGACAAGATCTTCCAGATCGAAGTGCCGATGGAGGAAGTCGACAAGCACACCGACAAGGGCAAGAAGGTCATCACCCGCGTCCGCGTTCCCGGCTACGTGCTCATCCGCATGTGGCCCGACGAGGATGCCCGTCGTATCGTGCGCGAGACCGAAGGCGTGACCGGCTTTGTCGGCCCGACCAAGGATCCGGCGCCGCTGTCCCGCAAGGAAGTCGTCGCCATGCTGGCGCCGATGATCGCCTCCGAAGCGCTCAAGAAGGCCGGCGATAAGCCTGCCGCGGCAAAGAAGCGCGTTGTCGAGGTGTCTTACGCCGTCGGCGATCAGGTCACCGTCATCGACGGGCCGTTCGCCACGATGGCTGCCGTCGTCTCCGATGTCGAACCCACCACGCAGAAGCTCACCGTGCTGGTTTCCATCTTCGGGCGCGACACGCCGGTGGAACTCGGCTTCCATCAGGTGGAGAAGCTTCAGTAA
- a CDS encoding lysophospholipid acyltransferase family protein yields the protein MASKGKPSPRSAVKPLSNAQVSRLAKAHTLVDPMHDLPTGPDRTINEAEIAAQNPKGTSRLLKGVDVVFRASCRTYAWGLDNIPETGPFITAATHVTMFDVFVPMASLFHMGRRPRYMAKAEMAHWPLIGKWFQIVGMQPVQRRSGKARAIEETSVEILTSGRPLTVWPEGTVTRDPKKWPMSMKNGVGVIALEASRRLGYQVPLFCAVTWGAASINHWWPWPRKNVVMCYDAQLDYADLLVDSESWGDEPPVELADELTRRVRVRMTQVMAEIRGERAPSGYWDYRTMSRVTD from the coding sequence ATGGCATCCAAAGGAAAACCGTCACCGCGTTCCGCGGTCAAGCCGCTGTCCAATGCACAAGTGAGCAGGCTCGCCAAGGCGCACACGCTCGTCGATCCGATGCACGACCTGCCGACCGGCCCGGATCGCACGATCAACGAGGCCGAAATCGCCGCGCAGAACCCCAAGGGCACCTCACGGCTGCTCAAGGGCGTCGATGTCGTGTTCCGCGCAAGCTGCAGGACGTACGCCTGGGGGCTTGACAACATCCCTGAAACCGGCCCGTTCATCACCGCGGCCACGCATGTGACCATGTTCGACGTGTTCGTGCCGATGGCGTCGCTGTTCCACATGGGCCGTCGCCCGCGCTACATGGCGAAGGCCGAGATGGCGCACTGGCCTCTGATCGGCAAGTGGTTCCAGATTGTAGGCATGCAGCCGGTTCAGCGCCGGTCCGGCAAGGCACGGGCCATCGAGGAGACCTCGGTCGAGATTCTGACGAGCGGCCGCCCGCTGACCGTCTGGCCGGAGGGCACGGTGACCCGCGACCCGAAGAAATGGCCGATGAGCATGAAGAACGGCGTCGGCGTGATCGCATTGGAGGCATCGCGCCGGCTCGGATACCAGGTGCCGCTGTTCTGTGCGGTGACGTGGGGTGCGGCGAGCATCAACCACTGGTGGCCGTGGCCGCGCAAGAACGTCGTCATGTGCTACGACGCGCAGCTGGATTACGCTGATCTGCTGGTCGACAGCGAGTCGTGGGGCGATGAGCCGCCCGTGGAGCTCGCCGACGAGCTGACCCGCCGGGTACGTGTGCGCATGACGCAGGTCATGGCGGAGATCCGCGGCGAGCGTGCTCCCTCCGGCTACTGGGATTACCGTACGATGAGCCGCGTTACCGACTGA